A genomic segment from Desulfurobacterium indicum encodes:
- a CDS encoding class I SAM-dependent rRNA methyltransferase, translating to MLQVSIKRGREKRVKGFHPWIYKKDILSYSRRPKPGEICIVRDYKGAFLAKGYINPDSYIAIRVLTYRKDEEIDFEFFVRRVKEAFAYRKKLLSGIMETTAFRLIHSEADYLPGLIVDNYDGYLVAQFTTLGMEILKPLVIKALVEVVKPKGIYEKSTVQTRELEGLLLCEQTLYGTVPEKVTVLENGIKFNVQIIGGQKTGYFLDQRENKLLFAREFVDEGDRVLDAFCHLGGFGIHAAVIGKADSVVAVDSSELALELARENAEINDVAEKFTFVKGDCFKILKKMQKNGEMFDSIVIDPPAFAKSRTVVEQAKRGYKELFLRGLKMLKPGGKIVVCSCSHHITPPILEEILLSAALDTRTPLRILYTTYQAKDHPFVLQIPESRYLKCIFARRFEWEVK from the coding sequence ATGTTACAGGTTTCGATAAAAAGAGGAAGAGAAAAGAGAGTAAAGGGCTTTCATCCCTGGATATATAAGAAAGATATTCTCTCTTACTCCCGGCGACCAAAACCGGGAGAAATATGCATAGTAAGAGACTATAAAGGGGCGTTTCTTGCAAAGGGCTATATAAATCCTGATTCTTACATAGCCATAAGGGTTTTAACCTACAGAAAAGATGAAGAAATAGACTTTGAGTTTTTTGTCAGAAGAGTTAAAGAGGCGTTTGCTTATCGTAAGAAATTGCTTTCTGGAATTATGGAAACCACGGCTTTTCGTCTTATTCACTCAGAAGCTGACTATTTGCCCGGCTTGATAGTGGATAATTACGACGGATATCTGGTTGCTCAGTTTACAACGTTAGGCATGGAGATTTTGAAGCCACTTGTGATTAAGGCTTTGGTTGAAGTTGTGAAGCCAAAAGGAATATATGAAAAATCCACCGTTCAAACGCGAGAACTTGAGGGACTTTTGTTGTGCGAGCAGACGCTATATGGCACGGTTCCTGAGAAGGTTACGGTTCTTGAAAACGGGATAAAGTTTAACGTTCAAATAATTGGCGGTCAGAAAACAGGATATTTTTTAGATCAAAGGGAAAATAAACTACTTTTTGCCAGGGAGTTTGTTGATGAAGGCGATCGTGTTCTTGATGCATTCTGTCACTTAGGAGGATTTGGCATTCATGCGGCTGTGATCGGTAAAGCAGATAGTGTTGTTGCGGTTGATAGTTCTGAACTTGCCCTTGAGCTTGCAAGGGAAAATGCAGAGATAAATGATGTCGCTGAAAAGTTCACCTTTGTCAAAGGAGACTGTTTTAAAATTTTAAAGAAGATGCAGAAAAATGGAGAAATGTTTGATTCAATAGTTATAGATCCTCCTGCTTTTGCAAAGAGTAGAACGGTTGTTGAACAGGCAAAAAGGGGTTATAAGGAGCTGTTTTTACGCGGCCTGAAAATGTTGAAGCCCGGTGGAAAAATAGTGGTTTGTTCCTGTTCCCACCATATTACCCCGCCGATACTTGAGGAAATACTTTTGTCTGCGGCTCTTGATACAAGAACACCGTTAAGAATTTTATACACAACGTATCAGGCTAAAGATCATCCTTTTGTTTTACAGATTCCGGAGTCAAGATATCTAAAGTGTATATTCGCCAGACGATTTGAATGGGAGGTAAAATGA